TGGACCGACTCGGTCAGCCCGGACGATCTGACCGGGGAACTCCACGACCGTTCGGTACGTCCTGGTTCGGCGTTGCGCCGTGGACAGCTACAGATCGGTTCGGCCACCGCGTCGCTGCTCGGCGGTGATCCGGCGGATGCCGGCACGATGGTACGGATGCTGGCCGAGGAGGTACGGCTGGCCACCCGGGAGGGATACCCGGGGCTACGGTTGACGGCCGACATGTGCTGGGCCACCCGGCCGTTCGCCTCCGCCGAGCAGTTGCTGGAGTTCGAGACGCTGGTGACCGACCTGCTGGCGCACGGCCAGCTCTGCCTGATCTGTCAGTACGACCGGGAACGGTTCGACGCGGTGACCCTCGCCTTCGCCGCACGGGTGCACCCCAAGACGGTGGCCGCGCAGGTGTACCTCGAACACCCGCTACTGCGCATCTGCCGGCAGTACAGTCCGGCGGGCGTACGGGTGGCCGGCGAACTGGACTACCGGCACAAGGACGTCCTCGAACTCGCGCTCGCCGAGTCCGTCCGGATCGACCGGCACGTGCACCTCAACCTGACCGGACTCGACTACATCGACGGCGCTTGCGCGAGCATCGTCGTGGCCGCCGCCCGTGCGCTGCCCCGGTCGCGCCGGATGACGGTAACCTGCCGGCGACTGGTGGGCACGGTGCTGTCCCTGGTGGGTGGGGATGACGTCAGCCAGCTTCGGGTACAGAGACGCCATGAGCAGCCCTGATCCGACCGCCGTCGACACCGACGGCCGGACCGACCTCGTACGGACGGAACCGGATCTCCTCGATCAGCCGTTCGATCAGGACGGCCTGTACGGGTTGCGGGCCACGCTCAGTGCGCACGCGCCCCGGCTGCGCGTCTCCCAGGAAGAGACCGAGCATCTGCTGATCGTGGCCAGCGAGTTGGCCACGAACGCCATCCGGCATGGCGGCGGCACCGGCCGGCTGCGGCTGTGGCGGCACGGGGACTCGCTGTACTGCGAGGTGAGCGACCACGGGCCGGGCATCACGGATCAGCAGGTCGGGACCGTACCGCCGAACCAGTCCCGCACCGGCGGGCGAGGCGTGTGGATCTGCCGGCAGCTGTGCAGCGATCTGACCATCGCCCACGGTCCTTCCGGCCAAGGGGCCGTCGTCACCGCGGTCCTGTCGGTCGGTGCTCCAGCGGCTCGACCGTGACGACCGGACCTCGACGCGGCACCACCGTGACGACCGGACCCCGGCGCGACGCGCCCGACCGCATCCGACGGGTGCGCATCACCAGGGCTCAGACAGCGAGGATCGCGACGACCGCGAGGTATCCGCCCAGGAGCAGGGTGCCCTCGAAGCCCAGCCGACCCCATCCTCGTACCTGCCGGACCAGCAGGCCGCCGAGCAGGATCGCGGTCATCAACAGGGCCGCGGCGGTCAGGAACAGCTCGTCGGGTCCGGCCGCGTGATAGAGCGAACCGCTCCGGTGGAACACGTCGCCGACGACCAGGTTGAGCGCGTCCAGGCAGTTGCCGCCGAGAACGGCGGCGACCGCGAGCGTCAGTGCCCCCCGGCGTACGGCGGCGATCGCGGTGATGGTCTCTGGCAACGCGTTGATCAGGCCCATCAGCACGCCCCCGACGAAACCGGCGCGCAGACCGGTGGCTTCGACGAGGCTCTCTCCGGCGAGCGCGATGGCCCATCCGCCAGCGGCGACGGTCGATCCGATCAGGACGAAACCGAGCCAGAGTCGACGCAGTGGCGTACGGTCCAAGCCGCCGTGACCCGCCGGACGGTCGGGACGCGTCTCCGTGGTGTCGACCGCTTGCCAGTACGGCGTACCGTCGGTGGAGTGAATGATCATGACACCGCCCACATAGCAGCCGACCATGACCACTGACACCGGATGGATTCCGAGCAGAGTGCCGTCCGGGGTGTAGGTGCCGACGAGCGCGAGCGCGAGCAGCGCCACCAGCAGGCACCCGAACAGGAGATTGGAAAGGGACGCGGTCGCGTGTTCGAGGTTGACCCGGCGATGGAACAGGTCGGCGACGGCGACCGCCGTGGTCTGCGCGGCGATCCCTCCGACCGCGTTGCTGTAGGCGAGCTGTGGCGCGTCGCCCGCAGCGGTGACAGCGGTCGTCACTATGCCGGACAGCGAGGTCACGAGCCCGAAGAAGACCGCGCCGAACAGCGCCTCGCCCCATCCGGTCCGGTCGGCGAGCGCGTCGCCGACCGCCACCAGCCGGATGCTGCCCACCACCGTGAGGGCCCCGGCGATAGCGAGGATCGCCACGCTCCAGGAGGCCGACAACACAGAATCCGACATAAAAGACATGTTTTCATATGTCGACCCAGGTGGAGGGCATTGCCCCGCAGGTGACATCCCCGCCTCGACCAACCACCGAGAACTCCGGATAACACTCGACCGCTCTCGTCCGAACTTGTCAGCGATCCCTCAGAAACACTTGCTATCTTCGGCAATCACCAAGATCCATTTTGGATCAACCGTCAACTCCGGGTCACCACGGCGACATCGCCCGGAGACACGCCAGTGAAAGGAATGTACGTGGTCTTCAAGAAGATGCTGGGAGCTCTCGGCATCGGCGCCCCCAGCGTCGACACCGTCCTGCCGAACCCCAACACCCGACCCGGCCTCGTGCTCGCCGGCCAGGTCAACCTCACCGGGGGAAGCCACGACGCCCGGCTCGACCAGGTCACGGTCAGCCTCGTCACCCGGGTGGAGGTCGAGGCCGGCGGCGAGGAACACGACGCGCTCGCGGAATTTCACCGAGTCGGGGTGGGCAGCGCCATCGCGCTCGGCCAGGGACAGCACCTGTCGCTGCCGTTCCAGATCCTGATCCCGTGGGAGACCCCGGTCACCGACCTGTACGGCCACCGGCTGCACGGGATGACCATGGGCCTGCGCACCGAGGTGGCCATCCCCGGGGCGATCGACCGAGGCGACCTCGACGCGGTCCATGTCCACCCCCTGCCGGTGCAGGAACGAATCCTGGAAGCCTTCGCCCGACTGGGCTTCACCTTCAAGGGCGCCGACCTGGAGTACGGCCGGCTGCACGGTGTGCCCCAGACGCTGCCGTTCTACCAGGAGATCGAGTACTACGCCGCACCGCAGTACGCCTCCGGGATTCGGGAGGTGGAGCTGACCTTCGTCGCCAGCGAACACGGTGTCGACATCGTCCTGGAGTTCGACAAGCGAGGCGGCCTGTTCACACCGGGTCACGACTCGTACGGACGCTACCGCGTCAGCCACGCCGACACCGACCGGGTCGACTGGACCGCCCAGGTCGACGGTTGGGTACGCGAGGCCCTGTCCCAACGGCAGGGTCTGCTCGGCGGCCATGGCCACCCGGGATACGGACATCCGGGGTACGGACATCCCGGTCATGGTGGGCATCACCGCGGCGGCGGGATGGGTGGCGTCGTCGCCGGAGCGGTCGGCGGCGCGGCGCTGGGCTTCGCCGGCGGCATGGTCGCTGGCGAGGTGTTCGACTCCTTCGGTGGCGACGACGACGGCGGCGGCGAGGAGTTCTCGGAGGAGTGATCGGCGGCGCAGGCCCTGGTACGCCCGCGTCCGGCTGGAACCAGCCGGACGCGGGCACCCTGGCCCCTACCAGTCGACGTAGCGAAACGCCACGAACGCCAGCGGCATCGACGATCGGTGATCGGCGACTCACGTCACGATGACACCCGTACGAGCTGGCGCGACGGCCGGGAATAGCTGCAAAAATAGCAGCATCAGCAATGACGCACGGCAACAGCGATAGCTGTGACCTTCAATTCCCCGGTAGCGCGGCTCGACCAGACAGTTGTCGAAGCGTTTAGTCATCCGCCGTTCAGGAATGTCGCCAGGTACGGCCACTCGTTTATCGACGGGCCGGCCGAGAGCCTCATCGAGGGGCACGGCACGCACTGCGGGCCGCGCCCTGCAGAGCCAGCGGCCGGCACAGATTACAAGAGATCGCCACGTAGTCGGTCGTTTAGTCCAACTCGGACAAAATAATTACGACCAGTGCAGAGATTCATGGCAGTCACTCGCAGTCGACCATTGCGATGTCGACCGATATTGATTTAGCTTGGGACGAGCTGACCGCCATACACGGCCAACCCGTTGCGAGCGGTGGCATTGGCACGACTGGCAAGGGTGGCGACGTTGCGTATCCAGGTCCTCGGCCAGATCTCCGCCTGGCGCCACGGTATCCAGCTGGATCTCGGACCGGCGGCTCAACGGGCCTTCCTGGGCCTCCTTGCGATCACGTGCGGCCAACCGGTACGGGAGGCCGAGATCAGGGCTGCCGTGTGGGCTGACCGACGGCCACCGCCGACCGCCCGCAACGTGATCCAGACACACGTCAAACATCTCCGCCGGCTGTTGGAGCCCGACCGGCGGCCCCGTACCCCTAGTACGGTGCTACGGCAGGTCGGTGACGGCTACGCACTCCAACTCCCCGCAGCGGCCATCGACGTGATCAGATTCCGTCAGTTGGTCACCGCAGCGGTCGCCACCCAGCGTGGTGGCGACCCGCAGCACGCCGCCGATCAACTCGAACAGGCGCTGGCTCTCTGGCAGGGTCCCCCCTTGGCCGACATCCCGGTGCTGGCCGGCCATCCCAAGGTCATCGCCCTCGTCGGTGAACGCCACGCCGCACTCGCCCGATACGGCGAGGTCATGATCGCCGCCGGACGCGCCGCCGACGCGATCCCGGCGCTGGAGGAGGCCGCCGCCGCGCAACCGCTCGACGAAGCGGCACAGGCTCGGCTGATCCGCGCCTGTCACGCCGCTGGCCGGCGGGCCAGAGCGTTCCGGGCGTACCACGACGTTCGACACCGGCTGGCCGAGGAACTCGGGGTGGATCCCGGAGCGGAGCTGACGGCGGCACACACCGCGCTGCTGCACGACGAGGAGCCGCAGGCGTCGCCGGGTCGCCGGGTGCCCCTCCCGCAGCCGCCGGATCATCGACCGGCTCTTCCCCGGCCGGGCACCGCCACGGCGGGCACCGCCGGGGCGCGACCGCGCCCACTGGTGCAGCACGACGAGCAGACAGGCACGAATCGGCGACCCGGGTCGGCCGTCGCACCCGCCCCGGCACAGCTTCCTGCGGACATCGCCGACTTCACCGGCCGGACCAGCGAGTTGAAGCAGCTCGACACGCTACTCGCCGACGCGTACCGACCGGCTGGTCCCACCAGCGGCGACCCGCCGGCGGTGGTCATCTCCGCGCTGTCGGGCACAGCCGGGGTCGGCAAGACCGCTCTCGCGGTCCGGTGGGCCCACCGGAACCGGGACCGCTTCCCGGACGGCCAGCTCTACGTGGATCTGCAGGGGTACGACGCGGAACAACCGGTCTCCCCGGGCCAGGCGCTCGCCGGATTCCTACGCGGACTCGGTCTCACCGGACCGGACCTGCCGCTGGATCCGGAGGAACGGGCCACCTGCTACCGCAGCCTGGTCGACGGCCGGCGGATGCTGATCGTCCTCGACAACGTGGCTTCCGCCGAACAGATCCGCCCGCTGCTGCCCGGATCACCGTCCTGTTTCGTGCTGGTCACCAGCCGCGACTCCCTGGCCGGGCTCGTCGCCCGGCACGGAGCTCGACGGATCGATCTCGACCCGCTGCCGTTGGCCGACGCGGTGGCGTTGATCCGCCGGTTGATCGGAGCCAGGGTGAGCGCCGAACACGCGGCGGCGGCCCGGCTCGCCGCGCAATGCGCCCGGCTTCCGCTGGCCCTGCGGGTCGCCGCCGAGATGGCCGCGACCCGCCCCGGTACGCACCTGGTCGATCTGGTGCGCGAACTGGCCGATCAGCACCGACGGTTGGACCTGCTGGACGCCGGTGGGGACCGGCGTACCGGCGTACGGGCGGTGTTCTCCTGGTCGTACCTGCATCTGCCGGCCGCCGCCGCCCGGGCGTTCCGGCTGGTCGGTCTGCATCCCGGTCCGGACGTCGAGCCGTACGCGGCGGCGGCGATCCTCGGCACCGACCTGCCGGACGCCCGGCGGCTACTCGAGCTGCTGGCTCGCGCGCACCTGCTGCAGCGCGGCACCGATCACCGCTATCGGATGCACGACCTGCTCCGCGCGTACGCCGTCGATCTAGCGCAGGCGCGCGACGCCGACGAGGACCGACGGCGCGCGATGACCGCCCTGTTCGATCACTATCTGTGCGCCACCGCCGCCGCGATGGATGTGCTGTATCCGGCCGAGCGGCACCGCCGGCCCGAGGTGACCGAATCTACGGCACCGGTGCCGTCGACGAGCGACGCCGGGGCCGCGCGGGGCTGGCTGGAGCAGGAGCGCGCCAATCTGGTGGCCAGCGTCGTACACGCCGCTGGTCGGGGCTGGCCGGAACACGCGCGGCGGCTGGTACTGACGGTGTTCCGCTACCTGGAGGGTGCGGGCCACTACCCGGACGCGGTGACCGTGCACCACCACGGTCTCCACGCCGCGCAGGCCACCGCCGACCGGAACTCCGAGGCACACATGATGACCAACATCGCCGTGGTCTACGGGATGCAGGGGCATCGCCCGCTGGTCGCCGACCATCTGCGGCGGGCCCTGGCGCTGTACCGGCAGACCGGCGAACGCGCCGGTGAGGCGCGGGCGTTGGGCAACCTTGGCGTCTTCCATGGTCGGCAGGGCCAGTACGGCGTGGCCAGCACTCATTTGAAGCAGGCTCTGCGGTTGCTCCGCGAGACCGGGGAGACCCACGGGGAGGCCATGGCGTTGGGCAATCTCGGCTGGGTCCACATGCTGGAGGGCCGGTACGGCGAAGCCGGCGAGTATCTCGGGCGGGCGGTCGACCTGTGTCGACGGATCGACCATCGGGTGGGACTGGCCTTCGCCTTGGATTCGCTGGGCCAGTTGCAGGCCCGTCTCGGACGGTTTCGCGACGCGGCCGAACACCACGGTCGGGCGTTGGCGATATACCGACAGACCAGTCAACCGGTCGGCGAGGCGTCGGCGCTGATCGGACTGGCCGACGCGCTGCTGCGGGTCGGTGATCCCTTAATCGCCCGCACCTACTACCAACGGGCGTTGGCGATCTCGGCCCAGATCGGCGACCGGGCGCAACAGGCACGGGCGCACGCCGGACTCGCCAGGGTGGGGCACCACCTGGCCGACGACGTATGGGAGCACTGGTGGCAGGCGCTGGCCCA
The sequence above is a segment of the Solwaraspora sp. WMMD406 genome. Coding sequences within it:
- a CDS encoding MEDS domain-containing protein produces the protein MADTATVSALSAGDHACLTFSDQEERLDLVAAFVRAGLRAGQKVVCWTDSVSPDDLTGELHDRSVRPGSALRRGQLQIGSATASLLGGDPADAGTMVRMLAEEVRLATREGYPGLRLTADMCWATRPFASAEQLLEFETLVTDLLAHGQLCLICQYDRERFDAVTLAFAARVHPKTVAAQVYLEHPLLRICRQYSPAGVRVAGELDYRHKDVLELALAESVRIDRHVHLNLTGLDYIDGACASIVVAAARALPRSRRMTVTCRRLVGTVLSLVGGDDVSQLRVQRRHEQP
- a CDS encoding ATP-binding protein — its product is MSSPDPTAVDTDGRTDLVRTEPDLLDQPFDQDGLYGLRATLSAHAPRLRVSQEETEHLLIVASELATNAIRHGGGTGRLRLWRHGDSLYCEVSDHGPGITDQQVGTVPPNQSRTGGRGVWICRQLCSDLTIAHGPSGQGAVVTAVLSVGAPAARP
- a CDS encoding cation transporter — its product is MSDSVLSASWSVAILAIAGALTVVGSIRLVAVGDALADRTGWGEALFGAVFFGLVTSLSGIVTTAVTAAGDAPQLAYSNAVGGIAAQTTAVAVADLFHRRVNLEHATASLSNLLFGCLLVALLALALVGTYTPDGTLLGIHPVSVVMVGCYVGGVMIIHSTDGTPYWQAVDTTETRPDRPAGHGGLDRTPLRRLWLGFVLIGSTVAAGGWAIALAGESLVEATGLRAGFVGGVLMGLINALPETITAIAAVRRGALTLAVAAVLGGNCLDALNLVVGDVFHRSGSLYHAAGPDELFLTAAALLMTAILLGGLLVRQVRGWGRLGFEGTLLLGGYLAVVAILAV
- a CDS encoding sporulation protein; protein product: MVFKKMLGALGIGAPSVDTVLPNPNTRPGLVLAGQVNLTGGSHDARLDQVTVSLVTRVEVEAGGEEHDALAEFHRVGVGSAIALGQGQHLSLPFQILIPWETPVTDLYGHRLHGMTMGLRTEVAIPGAIDRGDLDAVHVHPLPVQERILEAFARLGFTFKGADLEYGRLHGVPQTLPFYQEIEYYAAPQYASGIREVELTFVASEHGVDIVLEFDKRGGLFTPGHDSYGRYRVSHADTDRVDWTAQVDGWVREALSQRQGLLGGHGHPGYGHPGYGHPGHGGHHRGGGMGGVVAGAVGGAALGFAGGMVAGEVFDSFGGDDDGGGEEFSEE